One genomic window of Polyangium aurulentum includes the following:
- a CDS encoding ArsR family transcriptional regulator, translated as MNDMQPPPPAVMMEMILGRFLAQAIGSAARFGFADHLASGPRTVDELAAATGTLPSTVHRLLRMLAGSGIFVEVEPRRFANTPLSETLRSDVPGSMRGFARFFTSDAHTSAWFGLDYSMRTGKSAFDHIHGRSIWQFFQENPELGADFSESMSGLTLQTASAVAETYDFSGIGTLVDVGGSKGALLTTILERHLDLRGVVFDLPEIIAGAREHVEKSPAAARCKLVGGDFFKEVPDGDAFILKHVIHDWSDEDAISILQSVAKKAKPGAKCLLVEFLVKPGNDFDMAKRGDLEMLIVTNGGRERTQAEFADLFEKAGFSFTQTIALTGDTYLIEAIRA; from the coding sequence ATGAACGACATGCAGCCGCCTCCCCCCGCCGTGATGATGGAGATGATCTTGGGCCGCTTCCTCGCGCAAGCCATCGGCTCCGCGGCGCGGTTCGGCTTTGCGGATCACCTCGCCTCCGGCCCCAGGACGGTCGACGAGCTCGCCGCCGCGACTGGCACGCTCCCCTCCACCGTCCATCGCTTGCTGCGCATGCTCGCCGGCTCGGGCATCTTCGTCGAGGTCGAGCCTCGTCGCTTCGCCAACACGCCTCTCTCGGAGACGCTCCGCTCCGACGTCCCCGGGTCGATGCGCGGCTTTGCTCGATTCTTCACGAGCGACGCCCATACGAGCGCGTGGTTCGGGCTCGACTACAGCATGCGGACCGGGAAGAGCGCGTTCGATCACATCCACGGCAGATCCATCTGGCAGTTTTTCCAGGAGAATCCCGAGCTCGGCGCTGATTTCAGCGAATCGATGAGCGGCTTGACGCTCCAGACCGCGAGCGCTGTGGCCGAGACCTACGATTTCTCGGGCATCGGCACGCTGGTCGACGTCGGGGGCAGCAAGGGGGCGCTCCTCACCACGATCCTCGAGAGACACCTCGATTTACGCGGCGTCGTCTTCGACTTGCCGGAGATCATCGCGGGCGCTCGCGAGCACGTCGAGAAGAGCCCGGCTGCGGCTCGCTGCAAGCTCGTCGGCGGCGATTTCTTCAAGGAGGTACCGGACGGGGACGCGTTCATCTTGAAGCACGTGATTCACGACTGGAGCGACGAGGACGCGATTTCCATCCTGCAATCCGTCGCGAAGAAGGCGAAGCCTGGAGCGAAGTGCCTCCTCGTCGAGTTCCTCGTGAAGCCCGGCAATGACTTCGACATGGCCAAGCGGGGCGACCTCGAGATGCTCATCGTGACGAACGGCGGCCGCGAGCGCACACAGGCCGAGTTCGCTGACCTCTTCGAGAAAGCAGGCTTCTCCTTCACGCAGACCATCGCGCTCACCGGCGATACATATCTCATCGAGGCAATCCGCGCCTGA
- a CDS encoding SGNH/GDSL hydrolase family protein, whose amino-acid sequence MGMFLYAALGDSSGIGIGACDGHGYVSRTFTRLSRAVPRAELMNLCISGATSSTVLERQVDRAAAAKPALVTLFIGGNDLWRLVEPARFKSNLEAIAARLDKTGAPVLLGSLPNMAHAPAATYAESHLGISKGMIENRVRSFNKAIEEVAVRHSFTLVDLFNVGLADRPHYFCDDGFHPSAEGYAAWADLLWPFMERAITTAA is encoded by the coding sequence ATGGGTATGTTTCTCTATGCAGCGCTCGGTGACTCGTCCGGCATCGGCATTGGCGCGTGCGACGGGCACGGGTATGTGAGCCGGACATTCACCCGCCTCAGCCGTGCGGTGCCTCGCGCAGAGCTCATGAACCTCTGCATCAGCGGCGCGACGAGCAGCACGGTGCTCGAGCGGCAAGTGGACCGCGCCGCCGCGGCGAAGCCGGCGCTCGTCACGCTCTTCATCGGGGGAAATGACCTCTGGCGGCTCGTCGAGCCCGCTCGATTCAAGAGCAACCTGGAGGCGATCGCCGCCCGCCTCGACAAGACCGGAGCCCCTGTCCTCCTCGGGAGCCTGCCCAACATGGCCCACGCCCCCGCGGCGACCTACGCCGAGTCTCATCTCGGGATCTCGAAGGGTATGATCGAGAACCGGGTGAGGTCGTTCAACAAGGCGATCGAGGAGGTCGCGGTCCGCCATTCCTTCACGCTCGTGGACCTGTTCAACGTCGGGCTCGCCGACCGCCCGCATTACTTCTGCGACGACGGCTTCCACCCGTCCGCCGAGGGATACGCCGCGTGGGCGGACCTCCTGTGGCCGTTCATGGAGCGCGCCATCACGACGGCGGCCTGA
- a CDS encoding MFS transporter, whose amino-acid sequence MKRDFRLLCGAYFISTTGDWMQRLGLPLLIYQMTGSATYMAAAFALGFLPFLLLSLVGGVLADSLDRRRLCIACDTLAGLAVLGIATTAQLHGSLWVVYGLLFVSAAMAPLHHPAFQSLIPEVVEPHALTRANSLVSSSETFFTVVGPLIGGFLVALVGPKGLLYANAASFFVSAAMVCLVRKKHAAGRGAPLTLRKMATDLREGIGYAWSHPVLRYGALMFIGSNFAVNVFFGSFVFFLVHELGLPQHMVGLPLAISGAGALLGTLLAPSFIRRYPAGRIIVTSTIVAGLTSFALLLAKGPLSVGVVWGLVTGCGWINSVTYFTLRQRVVPSAYLGRAIAITRLVSYSSIPLGGMVGGYVIQRWGAMPVILLCAGVRATVGILASFSPLARSGEDESLSRRTWAFSRIPAIPSTTPKGPSQKN is encoded by the coding sequence ATGAAGCGCGACTTTCGGCTCCTCTGCGGGGCCTACTTCATCTCCACCACGGGCGACTGGATGCAGCGCCTCGGTCTGCCGCTCCTGATCTATCAGATGACGGGCTCCGCCACCTACATGGCGGCGGCCTTCGCGCTCGGGTTTCTCCCGTTCCTCTTGCTGTCGCTGGTCGGCGGTGTGCTCGCCGATTCGCTCGACCGTAGGCGGCTCTGCATCGCTTGCGATACCCTGGCCGGCCTCGCCGTCCTCGGTATTGCCACCACGGCGCAACTCCACGGATCGCTCTGGGTCGTCTACGGCCTGCTCTTCGTCAGCGCGGCAATGGCGCCGCTGCACCACCCGGCGTTCCAGAGCTTGATCCCCGAGGTCGTCGAGCCTCACGCGCTGACGAGGGCCAACTCGCTCGTCAGCAGCAGCGAGACGTTCTTCACCGTCGTCGGCCCCCTGATCGGCGGGTTTCTCGTCGCCTTGGTCGGCCCCAAGGGGCTGCTCTACGCCAATGCAGCCAGCTTTTTCGTATCGGCGGCGATGGTGTGCCTGGTCCGCAAAAAGCACGCAGCGGGACGAGGTGCACCGTTGACGCTCCGCAAGATGGCAACCGATCTCAGGGAGGGCATAGGCTACGCCTGGTCGCACCCGGTCTTGCGCTACGGCGCGTTGATGTTCATCGGAAGCAACTTCGCCGTCAACGTCTTCTTCGGAAGCTTCGTGTTTTTCTTGGTACACGAGCTCGGGTTGCCGCAGCACATGGTAGGCCTTCCGCTGGCAATCTCCGGCGCAGGCGCGCTGCTTGGGACGCTGCTAGCGCCGAGCTTCATCCGCCGCTATCCTGCCGGCCGCATCATCGTCACCTCGACGATCGTGGCGGGATTGACCAGCTTCGCGCTGCTGCTCGCGAAAGGCCCGCTCTCGGTTGGCGTCGTCTGGGGCCTCGTCACGGGCTGCGGCTGGATCAACTCCGTCACGTATTTCACGCTGCGGCAGCGCGTCGTGCCCTCGGCCTACCTCGGCAGGGCCATCGCCATCACGCGCCTGGTCTCGTACTCATCCATACCGCTGGGCGGAATGGTCGGCGGGTACGTCATTCAACGGTGGGGCGCCATGCCGGTGATTCTCCTCTGCGCGGGGGTACGCGCGACCGTCGGCATTCTCGCCTCGTTCTCGCCGCTGGCCCGGTCCGGCGAGGACGAGTCATTGTCGAGGCGAACCTGGGCTTTCTCACGAATACCGGCCATCCCGTCCACGACCCCGAAAGGACCAAGTCAAAAGAATTGA
- a CDS encoding DMT family transporter has product MTSRTATATGFVAIFLWSLLALFTAASGSVPPFQLAALTFLVGGLVGAATWIARPHAIRSLRQPPIVWAVGTGGLFGYHALYFAALRWAPPAESGLINYLWPLLIVLFSSFLPGERLRAAHIGGALLGFAGILVLFLGRGSLDARTEHMPGYACAFAAAFVWAGYSVLSRRFGAVATDAVAGFCLATSALSFLCHLAFETTIWPENTTQWLALLALGIGPVGIAFYVWDVGVKRGDIRLLGIASYAAPVLSTSLLVLAGHAEPSVALAVACAFIVAGALVATLGAPRRS; this is encoded by the coding sequence ATGACCTCACGCACTGCCACCGCCACCGGCTTCGTGGCCATCTTCCTCTGGTCACTGCTCGCCCTTTTCACCGCGGCTTCGGGCTCCGTGCCGCCCTTCCAGCTCGCCGCCCTGACCTTCCTCGTGGGCGGCCTCGTCGGCGCCGCCACCTGGATCGCACGACCGCACGCCATCCGATCGCTCCGCCAACCCCCCATCGTCTGGGCCGTCGGCACGGGCGGGCTTTTTGGCTATCACGCTCTCTACTTCGCGGCCTTGCGCTGGGCGCCACCCGCAGAATCTGGTCTCATCAATTATCTCTGGCCCCTGCTCATCGTCCTCTTCTCGTCGTTCCTGCCCGGCGAGCGGCTCCGCGCGGCACATATCGGCGGTGCGCTGCTCGGCTTCGCCGGCATCCTCGTGCTTTTTCTCGGTCGCGGCTCCCTCGACGCTCGGACAGAGCACATGCCGGGGTATGCCTGCGCTTTCGCGGCGGCCTTCGTGTGGGCCGGTTACTCCGTCCTTTCGCGGCGCTTCGGCGCGGTGGCGACCGATGCCGTGGCCGGCTTCTGCCTCGCGACCTCCGCCCTGAGCTTCCTCTGTCATCTCGCCTTCGAGACGACGATTTGGCCTGAAAACACGACGCAATGGCTCGCGCTCCTGGCGCTCGGCATCGGTCCGGTCGGCATCGCGTTCTATGTGTGGGATGTCGGCGTGAAACGCGGGGATATCCGGCTCCTCGGCATCGCATCCTACGCCGCGCCGGTGCTCTCGACTTCGCTCCTCGTGCTCGCCGGCCATGCGGAACCGAGCGTCGCGCTTGCCGTCGCCTGCGCGTTCATCGTTGCGGGAGCGCTGGTCGCGACGCTCGGGGCGCCGCGGCGCTCGTAG
- a CDS encoding DUF2169 family type VI secretion system accessory protein, with the protein MIGLRAVRDSAPVADVIALPASAAAAIAWRTAGQLHLTVIAKATFAFVPDADMQRAEPQPILRAEVHHGNNPSRSVRFTSDLAPYLGRADVLFTGHAYAPPERAAQPLPLRLAVFDGTRPLLDKRLVAHEKAGFQHMPVVYERAWSGALGEENPLGITQGAGEASITDPAAPLRPAGFGPIARAWPARKRLLGATPRKALEGAIAEIPEGFDWSYFQAAPPDQRTVFLRGDEWLVLEGLSPARPHVATRLPGVRGVMRIFGLSQFGVPEGHPLDLVADTLRIDGDEQRCTLVCRRSFPVAGEAALAAARIVAGIQVAGEALVWPDPREQVAAPASRVTSPGVEGDEAVTLIIGKGAETVVLAGDEAAPSSRPVLPFSRPSSHDAPASQPGAVAATFVLPPDAGVVTARPLPFADPGTQGAPRAAPAAPIAGAPWSGQSAPRVVAPAFDAGTMMLAPESEEVAPFVLPKPEPFAAPAPPATPAPPAVMAPVVSPAAEPPVAPAPPAATARATTPSAHDRIDLERCAEIAAELAERAASRTEILARNGLTEENWRAAEQRWNDAVDQEVKRGVKALRDRFDAAYVSAWEAIRGPLDVKTYATLVVADERGSLSAALDALRIRRTVWTRVKRRWEKRMADPMFAAQVKEEIARVRSE; encoded by the coding sequence GTGATAGGTCTGCGAGCCGTGCGTGATAGCGCGCCTGTCGCCGATGTGATCGCCCTGCCGGCGTCGGCCGCCGCCGCCATTGCGTGGCGCACCGCAGGGCAGCTCCACCTCACCGTCATCGCCAAGGCCACGTTCGCCTTCGTGCCCGACGCCGACATGCAGCGCGCCGAGCCGCAGCCGATCCTGCGGGCCGAGGTCCATCACGGCAACAACCCGAGCCGCAGCGTCCGATTCACCTCGGACCTGGCGCCGTATCTGGGCCGCGCCGATGTGCTCTTCACGGGCCACGCCTATGCGCCCCCGGAGCGCGCCGCGCAGCCTCTGCCATTGCGCCTCGCGGTCTTCGACGGCACGAGGCCCCTGCTCGACAAGCGGCTCGTGGCCCATGAAAAGGCGGGCTTTCAGCACATGCCCGTCGTCTACGAGCGCGCGTGGAGCGGCGCGCTGGGGGAGGAAAATCCGCTCGGGATCACGCAGGGCGCCGGCGAGGCGAGCATCACCGATCCGGCCGCACCGCTTCGCCCTGCCGGCTTCGGCCCGATCGCGCGTGCCTGGCCCGCGCGCAAGCGGCTCCTGGGAGCCACGCCGCGCAAGGCGCTGGAGGGCGCGATCGCGGAGATCCCCGAAGGCTTCGATTGGTCGTATTTCCAGGCGGCGCCCCCGGATCAGCGCACGGTGTTCCTGCGCGGCGACGAGTGGCTCGTGCTCGAAGGGCTCTCGCCCGCGCGGCCGCACGTCGCCACGCGCTTGCCGGGGGTGCGCGGCGTCATGAGGATTTTTGGTCTCTCTCAGTTCGGCGTGCCCGAGGGACATCCGCTCGATCTCGTGGCCGACACGCTCCGCATCGACGGCGACGAGCAGCGATGCACGCTCGTATGCCGGCGCAGCTTCCCCGTCGCGGGCGAGGCGGCGCTTGCGGCGGCGCGCATCGTTGCAGGCATCCAGGTCGCGGGGGAGGCGCTCGTATGGCCCGATCCGCGAGAGCAGGTCGCGGCTCCCGCATCACGCGTGACATCGCCCGGCGTCGAGGGCGACGAGGCCGTGACGCTGATCATCGGCAAGGGCGCGGAGACCGTTGTGCTCGCAGGCGACGAGGCCGCGCCGTCGTCGCGGCCGGTTCTGCCATTCTCGCGTCCTTCGAGTCACGACGCGCCCGCGTCGCAGCCCGGCGCCGTGGCCGCGACGTTCGTGCTGCCGCCCGATGCCGGCGTCGTCACGGCGCGGCCGCTGCCCTTCGCGGATCCGGGCACGCAGGGCGCGCCGCGCGCAGCGCCCGCTGCGCCGATCGCGGGCGCTCCCTGGTCCGGTCAGAGCGCGCCGCGCGTCGTGGCGCCCGCCTTCGACGCCGGTACGATGATGCTCGCCCCGGAGTCCGAAGAGGTGGCGCCGTTTGTCCTGCCGAAGCCGGAGCCTTTCGCCGCTCCCGCACCCCCGGCCACGCCGGCGCCTCCGGCCGTGATGGCCCCCGTCGTTTCCCCTGCGGCAGAGCCCCCTGTTGCACCGGCGCCCCCCGCGGCCACCGCACGAGCGACGACACCTTCCGCGCACGACCGGATCGACCTCGAGCGCTGTGCCGAGATCGCGGCGGAGCTCGCCGAGCGTGCCGCGTCGCGCACCGAGATCCTCGCCAGGAACGGGCTCACGGAAGAGAACTGGCGCGCCGCGGAGCAACGCTGGAACGACGCCGTGGATCAGGAAGTCAAGCGCGGGGTGAAGGCGCTGCGCGATCGCTTCGACGCCGCGTACGTCTCTGCGTGGGAGGCCATCCGTGGCCCGCTCGACGTGAAGACCTACGCAACGCTCGTCGTCGCCGACGAGCGCGGCAGCCTCTCCGCGGCGCTCGATGCTCTCCGGATCCGGCGCACCGTGTGGACACGCGTGAAACGGCGCTGGGAGAAGCGGATGGCGGATCCGATGTTCGCCGCGCAGGTCAAAGAAGAGATCGCTCGGGTCCGGTCCGAGTGA
- a CDS encoding alpha/beta fold hydrolase, translated as MTEISIRVDGGQLTALDHGGTGQPVLLVHGSGHNAAAWGDVAAALVPEHRVVAVDLRGHGQSNADSATAEQYWQDLATVVRALGWQRPVLAGHSTGGYAVTAVAAAGLVTPAALCVVDGLVLDDRTTTARALARFRTPEAAAELVRVFGYGLEFDAAGMHAWIDAQVAAAPADPLNAGADPRLVHAVAARAFRPAGPGRFVRRPTTAEIAATTTADLGAPVYPGVDIYDRVTCPLTIVLPDGGFYAHRRDEVARIVGAAPGRRLVELVGGHNVVMTHPAEVAAVIRKLACH; from the coding sequence ATGACCGAGATCAGTATTCGGGTCGACGGCGGGCAGCTGACCGCCCTCGACCACGGCGGCACGGGCCAGCCAGTGCTGCTGGTGCACGGCAGCGGCCACAATGCCGCAGCCTGGGGCGATGTCGCCGCAGCCCTGGTGCCCGAGCACAGGGTGGTCGCCGTCGACCTGCGCGGCCACGGCCAAAGCAACGCCGATTCCGCCACCGCCGAGCAGTACTGGCAGGACCTGGCGACCGTGGTCCGGGCGCTGGGGTGGCAGCGGCCGGTGCTGGCTGGGCACTCCACGGGCGGCTACGCCGTCACCGCGGTCGCCGCCGCGGGCCTGGTCACCCCGGCGGCGCTTTGCGTGGTCGACGGCCTGGTCCTCGACGACCGGACCACCACCGCCCGGGCGCTGGCGCGGTTTCGCACGCCGGAGGCCGCCGCCGAGCTGGTGCGCGTCTTCGGCTACGGCCTCGAATTCGACGCCGCTGGAATGCACGCCTGGATCGACGCGCAGGTCGCTGCCGCCCCGGCCGATCCGCTCAATGCCGGCGCCGACCCTCGCCTGGTCCACGCGGTCGCTGCCCGCGCCTTCAGGCCCGCCGGCCCGGGCCGCTTCGTGCGGCGTCCGACCACCGCCGAAATTGCGGCGACCACGACGGCCGACCTCGGCGCCCCGGTATATCCGGGCGTCGATATCTACGACCGCGTGACCTGCCCGTTGACGATCGTGCTTCCCGACGGCGGATTCTACGCGCACCGAAGGGACGAGGTGGCGCGAATCGTGGGCGCCGCACCGGGGCGCCGGCTCGTGGAGCTCGTCGGCGGCCATAACGTGGTCATGACCCATCCGGCGGAGGTGGCGGCTGTCATCCGGAAGCTCGCGTGCCATTGA
- a CDS encoding helix-turn-helix transcriptional regulator, whose protein sequence is MSRASRLLALMELLRRHRAPITGPALAEKLGISIRTLYRDIATLQAQGADIQGEPGLGYVLRPGFTLPPLMFSADEIEALVLGSRWVAVRGDARLGAAAGNAVAKIRAVLPDDLRKSVDAAPLTVPMFPGEPVAIDASVIRAAIRKERKLVITYRDQDGAATTRTLWPLLIGFFDKALVLAAWCELRQDYRAFRVDRIQSVEPKDEHYPRRRAELVEEWRARQKIPATAGN, encoded by the coding sequence ATGTCCCGCGCCTCCCGCTTGCTCGCGCTCATGGAGTTGCTGCGCCGCCACCGCGCGCCGATCACCGGCCCGGCGCTGGCCGAGAAGCTCGGCATTTCCATCCGCACCCTCTATCGCGACATCGCGACGCTGCAGGCGCAGGGGGCCGACATCCAGGGGGAACCGGGCCTCGGTTATGTGCTGCGCCCCGGCTTCACCCTGCCGCCACTGATGTTCTCGGCCGACGAAATCGAAGCGCTGGTGCTCGGTTCGCGCTGGGTCGCGGTGCGGGGCGATGCGCGGCTCGGGGCCGCGGCGGGCAATGCCGTGGCGAAAATCCGCGCCGTGCTGCCCGACGACCTCCGCAAGAGCGTCGATGCCGCCCCCCTCACCGTACCGATGTTCCCCGGCGAGCCGGTCGCCATCGATGCCTCGGTGATCCGCGCCGCGATCCGAAAAGAGCGGAAGCTCGTCATCACCTATCGCGACCAGGACGGCGCCGCTACGACCCGCACCCTCTGGCCACTGCTGATCGGCTTCTTCGACAAGGCGCTGGTGCTCGCCGCCTGGTGCGAACTCCGGCAGGACTACCGCGCATTCCGCGTCGACCGCATCCAGTCGGTCGAGCCGAAGGACGAGCACTATCCGCGACGCCGCGCCGAGCTGGTCGAGGAATGGAGGGCCCGGCAGAAGATCCCCGCCACTGCCGGAAACTGA
- a CDS encoding VOC family protein yields the protein MRTLNYLLLAVRDPLVSAELYSKLLGREPVEKSRTFVLYVLPTGLKIGLWLADEVKPAPKPAGGIELSFSEESRDAVLATHAAWTRLGLKVVQEPTEMDFGFTFVAEDPDGHRLRPFVLAINPR from the coding sequence ATGCGTACCCTCAACTACCTGCTGCTGGCCGTCCGTGATCCGCTCGTGAGCGCCGAACTCTATTCGAAGCTCCTCGGCCGCGAGCCGGTCGAGAAGTCCAGGACCTTCGTTCTGTACGTGCTGCCAACTGGCCTGAAAATTGGTCTCTGGCTCGCCGACGAGGTGAAGCCGGCACCGAAGCCCGCTGGCGGCATCGAGCTCTCTTTCAGCGAGGAGAGCAGGGACGCCGTCCTCGCAACCCATGCCGCGTGGACCCGGCTCGGCCTCAAGGTCGTGCAGGAGCCCACCGAAATGGATTTCGGCTTCACCTTCGTGGCCGAGGACCCGGACGGGCATCGCCTCCGCCCCTTCGTCCTCGCCATCAATCCGCGTTAG
- a CDS encoding proline iminopeptidase-family hydrolase: MNKLAAVLSSITGVSACANAPPVAPARSAYFDNNGRDDVLSGGVKMIPISTPKGTFRVWTKRVGNNPRIKVLLLHGGPGVTHEYMEAFDSFFPGESIEYYYYDQLGSYYSDQPDDDALWELPRFVEEVEQVRRALELDSGNFYLLGHSWGGVLAVEYALEYQHNLKGLVISNMMMSIPAYNQYSEKVLMPAMDQKVLAEIKRLEGEGKTADPRYMQLLIPAHYTQHVLRMPPEQWPDPVNRSFKHMNPKIYVPMQGPSELGASGKLARWDRTADVATITVPTLIIGARHDTMDPAHMETVSKKFPKGRYLFCPNGSHMAMYDDQQTYMRGVIAFIKDVDPSQP; this comes from the coding sequence GTGAACAAGCTCGCCGCCGTTCTGTCAAGCATCACTGGCGTCAGTGCATGCGCGAATGCTCCGCCCGTGGCGCCGGCCCGCTCCGCCTATTTCGACAACAATGGTCGAGACGATGTCCTCAGCGGTGGCGTGAAGATGATCCCGATCTCGACACCGAAGGGAACATTTCGCGTCTGGACGAAGCGCGTTGGCAACAATCCGCGCATCAAGGTGTTGCTGCTGCACGGCGGTCCGGGTGTGACGCACGAATACATGGAAGCGTTCGACAGCTTCTTCCCGGGCGAGTCGATCGAGTATTACTACTACGATCAGCTCGGGTCCTACTACAGCGATCAGCCGGACGATGACGCGTTGTGGGAGCTGCCGCGCTTCGTCGAGGAAGTCGAGCAAGTGCGGCGAGCGCTCGAGCTGGATTCTGGCAATTTCTATCTGCTCGGGCATTCGTGGGGCGGCGTTCTCGCCGTCGAGTACGCACTCGAGTATCAGCACAACCTGAAGGGGCTCGTGATCTCCAACATGATGATGAGCATTCCCGCCTACAACCAGTACTCCGAGAAGGTGCTGATGCCGGCGATGGACCAAAAGGTGCTCGCGGAAATCAAGCGGCTCGAAGGGGAGGGCAAAACGGCAGATCCGCGCTACATGCAGTTACTGATACCCGCGCACTACACGCAGCATGTGCTTCGGATGCCACCGGAGCAGTGGCCCGACCCTGTCAATCGTTCGTTCAAACATATGAACCCGAAGATCTACGTCCCGATGCAGGGGCCGAGCGAGTTGGGCGCGAGCGGCAAGCTCGCCAGATGGGATCGAACGGCAGACGTGGCGACGATCACCGTCCCCACCCTGATCATCGGCGCACGACACGACACCATGGATCCGGCGCATATGGAAACGGTGTCGAAGAAATTCCCGAAAGGACGATACCTCTTCTGCCCAAACGGCAGTCACATGGCCATGTACGACGACCAGCAGACGTATATGCGTGGCGTCATTGCGTTCATCAAGGACGTCGACCCCAGCCAGCCGTGA
- a CDS encoding HesA/MoeB/ThiF family protein, giving the protein MNSIDEQRRPQIKPTVQITVVGESLLFRASSVTIEVSDEQGVLRALLELMDGTREMRAVHAALATRHPEVVWEDFVAAMAALDEHRLLEDAAVQPTGLSAYELQRWHRNINFFGSFCGIEGDKYEFQRKIARAKVTLLGLGGLGSHLLFDLAAMGIQDVLAVDFDQVELSNLNRQILYGDADVGRLKAEAAAERIRVFSPRMRFTAWPKRIASVHDVLTAIEGRDVVLCVADRPKMEILDWVNEACVRAGVPLVTGGLDTQKARYYSMIPGQSGCLVCWREALKTSDPYSDQVLTEHRRTQLRGDNAAFVPFVSLVTGFMMAETAKIIAGPTSPSACGRVWEVDFSDMETKLSESWQRLPDCPVCGGDPRGASSDVGDAV; this is encoded by the coding sequence ATGAACAGCATCGACGAACAGAGGCGGCCCCAGATCAAGCCGACGGTGCAGATCACCGTCGTCGGCGAGAGCTTGTTGTTCCGTGCATCGTCCGTGACGATCGAGGTGTCGGACGAGCAAGGCGTCCTGCGCGCTTTGCTCGAGTTGATGGACGGCACGCGGGAAATGCGCGCCGTCCACGCCGCGCTCGCGACGCGTCACCCGGAGGTCGTGTGGGAAGACTTCGTCGCGGCCATGGCCGCTCTCGACGAGCATCGATTGCTCGAGGACGCTGCTGTCCAGCCGACGGGGCTGTCGGCGTACGAGCTTCAGCGCTGGCACCGGAACATCAACTTCTTCGGATCGTTTTGCGGAATCGAGGGGGACAAATACGAGTTCCAGCGGAAGATCGCGCGCGCCAAGGTGACACTCCTCGGTCTCGGCGGCCTCGGCTCGCACCTGCTCTTCGACCTTGCCGCCATGGGCATCCAGGATGTCCTCGCCGTCGATTTCGACCAGGTGGAGCTCTCCAACCTGAACCGGCAAATCCTCTATGGGGACGCGGACGTGGGGCGGCTCAAGGCCGAGGCCGCAGCCGAGCGCATCCGCGTTTTCTCTCCGCGCATGCGCTTCACCGCCTGGCCAAAGCGCATCGCCAGCGTACACGACGTCCTCACGGCCATCGAAGGGCGCGACGTCGTCCTGTGCGTCGCGGACCGGCCGAAGATGGAGATCCTCGACTGGGTCAACGAGGCCTGTGTGCGCGCCGGCGTTCCGCTCGTCACCGGCGGCCTCGATACCCAGAAAGCGCGCTACTACAGCATGATTCCCGGCCAGAGCGGCTGCTTGGTATGCTGGCGTGAGGCCCTCAAGACATCCGACCCCTATTCGGATCAGGTGCTGACCGAGCATCGCAGGACCCAGCTCCGCGGCGACAACGCCGCATTCGTCCCCTTCGTCTCGCTCGTCACGGGGTTCATGATGGCCGAGACCGCCAAGATCATCGCCGGCCCAACCTCGCCTTCTGCGTGCGGCAGGGTATGGGAGGTCGATTTCTCCGACATGGAGACGAAGCTCTCCGAATCCTGGCAGCGCCTGCCCGATTGTCCGGTCTGCGGAGGCGATCCGCGGGGCGCGTCCTCCGATGTGGGAGATGCGGTATGA